A region from the Prevotella melaninogenica genome encodes:
- a CDS encoding MerR family transcriptional regulator, which translates to MVENPYKLYYSIKEVAQQINVTESLLRYWETEFPHLRPKTTGNRVRQYTEKDIEQIKVIYNLVKVRGFKIAAARKMLQENRSGADKSQKVMETLFSVRDQLKELKKQLDGLV; encoded by the coding sequence ATGGTAGAGAATCCGTACAAACTGTATTATTCTATTAAGGAAGTGGCACAGCAGATTAACGTTACGGAGAGTCTGTTGAGATACTGGGAAACCGAGTTCCCACACCTTCGTCCTAAGACGACGGGCAATCGTGTACGCCAATATACGGAGAAAGACATTGAACAGATAAAGGTTATTTACAATCTTGTCAAGGTGCGTGGCTTTAAGATTGCTGCTGCCCGAAAGATGTTGCAGGAGAACAGAAGCGGTGCTGACAAGAGCCAAAAGGTTATGGAAACCCTCTTCTCTGTGCGTGACCAACTGAAAGAACTTAAGAAACAGTTAGACGGTTTAGTATAG